A stretch of Primulina tabacum isolate GXHZ01 chromosome 13, ASM2559414v2, whole genome shotgun sequence DNA encodes these proteins:
- the LOC142521757 gene encoding uncharacterized protein LOC142521757 isoform X3: MVGGGEDPQKLKRIAAAAYDYDNDPRWADYWSNVLIPPQMVSQDDVVNHFKRKFYQRYIDPKLNVESMAASSTSQPERTAASQNSSSSIPNSSTRRQSSGASNRTAETSTTPPRNSASLRWDRQTIQFSVNAWVFVVAVLAISPIIPKNLSDRAYRLSFLGIACSSVSSLYSLYGKPRAWNLQALQAWFQSVVATKDFIYTVYCLIFASSHLCLKFALIPILCRALEHVAKFSRHNFARSSLYRKYMEEACVWVVSNTTTLGILSSRAEIVAAQYYTSFYVLAALEAYVPCSCYCCLPSKCMG, from the exons ATGGTAGGAGGAGGAGAGGATCCACAGAAGCTGAAGCGGATTGCGGCCGCAGCGTACGATTACGATAACGACCCTCGTTGGGCAGATTACTGGTCAAATGTCCTTATTCCGCCTCAAATGGTCTCCCAAGATGATGTCGTTAACCACTTCAAGCGCAAGTTCTATCAGCGCTACATC GATCCTAAACTAAATGTTGAGTCAATGGCTGCTAGTAGCACATCACAACCAGAGAGAACAGCAGCATCACAAAATTCTTCGTCATCTATTCCCAACAGTAGTACACGCCGTCAGAGTTCAG GGGCTTCTAATAGAACTGCAGAGACCTCAACTACTCCACCCCGTAATTCTGCATCATTGCGTTGGGATCGACAGACTATTCAATTTTCGGTTAATGCTtgg GTCTTTGTTGTGGCAGTTCTTGCTATCTCTCCCATCATACCAAAAAATCTATCAGATCGAGCTTATCGTCTTTCTTTCCTAGGGATTGCATGTTCTTCTGTGTCCTCTTTATATTCCCTTTATGGG AAACCTAGAGCATGGAACTTGCAGGCTCTTCAAGCATGGTTTCAGTCGGTGGTTGCTACCAAGGATTTTATTTACACTGTTTACTGTCTCATTTTTGCATCTTCACATCTGTGCCTCAAAT TTGCCTTGATTCCCATTTTATGCCGGGCCCTTGAGCatgttgctaagttctcgaGGCATAACTTTGCTAGATCATCTTTGTACCG GAAATACATGGAAGAGGCTTGTGTTTGGGTTGTATCAAACACAACCACCCTTGGCATTTTGTCCTCCCGAGCTGAAATT GTGGCAGCGCAGTATTATACAAGCTTTTATGTACTGGCAG CTCTTGAAGCTTATGTACCATGCTCCTGCTACTGCTGTTTACCATCAAAGTGCATGGGCTGA
- the LOC142521757 gene encoding uncharacterized protein LOC142521757 isoform X1 has translation MVGGGEDPQKLKRIAAAAYDYDNDPRWADYWSNVLIPPQMVSQDDVVNHFKRKFYQRYIDPKLNVESMAASSTSQPERTAASQNSSSSIPNSSTRRQSSGASNRTAETSTTPPRNSASLRWDRQTIQFSVNAWVFVVAVLAISPIIPKNLSDRAYRLSFLGIACSSVSSLYSLYGKPRAWNLQALQAWFQSVVATKDFIYTVYCLIFASSHLCLKFALIPILCRALEHVAKFSRHNFARSSLYRKYMEEACVWVVSNTTTLGILSSRAEIVLGFLLIIALFSWQRSIIQAFMYWQLLKLMYHAPATAVYHQSAWADIWRAINPLILLYVPFLNTPISTLQRWWFR, from the exons ATGGTAGGAGGAGGAGAGGATCCACAGAAGCTGAAGCGGATTGCGGCCGCAGCGTACGATTACGATAACGACCCTCGTTGGGCAGATTACTGGTCAAATGTCCTTATTCCGCCTCAAATGGTCTCCCAAGATGATGTCGTTAACCACTTCAAGCGCAAGTTCTATCAGCGCTACATC GATCCTAAACTAAATGTTGAGTCAATGGCTGCTAGTAGCACATCACAACCAGAGAGAACAGCAGCATCACAAAATTCTTCGTCATCTATTCCCAACAGTAGTACACGCCGTCAGAGTTCAG GGGCTTCTAATAGAACTGCAGAGACCTCAACTACTCCACCCCGTAATTCTGCATCATTGCGTTGGGATCGACAGACTATTCAATTTTCGGTTAATGCTtgg GTCTTTGTTGTGGCAGTTCTTGCTATCTCTCCCATCATACCAAAAAATCTATCAGATCGAGCTTATCGTCTTTCTTTCCTAGGGATTGCATGTTCTTCTGTGTCCTCTTTATATTCCCTTTATGGG AAACCTAGAGCATGGAACTTGCAGGCTCTTCAAGCATGGTTTCAGTCGGTGGTTGCTACCAAGGATTTTATTTACACTGTTTACTGTCTCATTTTTGCATCTTCACATCTGTGCCTCAAAT TTGCCTTGATTCCCATTTTATGCCGGGCCCTTGAGCatgttgctaagttctcgaGGCATAACTTTGCTAGATCATCTTTGTACCG GAAATACATGGAAGAGGCTTGTGTTTGGGTTGTATCAAACACAACCACCCTTGGCATTTTGTCCTCCCGAGCTGAAATTGTACTTGGTTTTCTGTTGATCATAGCACTTTTTTC GTGGCAGCGCAGTATTATACAAGCTTTTATGTACTGGCAG CTCTTGAAGCTTATGTACCATGCTCCTGCTACTGCTGTTTACCATCAAAGTGCATGGGCTGATATCTGGCGGGCCATAAATCCGTTAATCCTGCTTTATGTTCCATTCTTGAACACTCCAATTTCTACCCTTCAGAGATGGTGGTTTAGGTGA
- the LOC142521756 gene encoding uncharacterized protein LOC142521756, producing MSGLLAWAADVVGGGVGRRSDEDNNPDSIPLIFTPEQQRYVQELDAKEAYLNRSIQDLRMRLPPPDISQRLPHLHAHSIASNSALALQLNAHSATKQQVQLRELRLLEENKEYENAISNCEIKIQEKLQEADALRSKLKEMQLFEENLRAELQRAQTNVDATSSEESKEMLSESKSKVEAQEDSEARKTALTEKLEDKRKELASLEDAVQILEKKWQQVQDNALKQPTPGQREKALDKQLHSLIEQLAAKQAQAEGLVQEVHLRTMELEKVNRLSRQIESNSTDVNIARNRLGRSGSDKGPMSSDYNVDTYHRLPVHTAGRSESLQRLMLLRSAFVLYILVLHILVFIKISF from the exons ATGTCGGGACTACTAGCCTGGGCGGCGGACGTGGTGGGAGGCGGCGTCGGCCGGCGGAGCGACGAAGACAACAACCCTGATTCCATCCCACTCATCTTTACTCCTGAACAACAGAGGTACGTTCAGGAATTGGACGCGAAAGAAGCTTATCTGAACCGCTCGATCCAAGATCTGCGGATGAGACTGCCTCCTCCGGACATTTCACAGCGCCTTCCCCACCTCCACGCACATTCCATTGCCTCCAACTCCGCCCTTGCCCTCCAGCTTAACGCCCACTCCGCCACGAAACAACAG GTACAACTGAGAGAACTCAGGTTACTGGAAGAAAACAAGGAGTATGAAAATGCCATATCAAATTGtgaaattaaaatacaggaAAAGCTGCAGGAAGCAGATGCACTTCGAAGTAAGTTGAAG gAAATGCAATTGTTTGAGGAGAACTTGAGAGCTGAGTTGCAGAGAGCGCAAACTAATGTGGATGCTACCAGTTCAGAAGAATCAAAAGAAATGCTCAGTGAATCTAAATCAAAAGTTGAAGCCCAAGAAGATTCAGAAGCTCGGAAAACTGCATTAACAGAAAAATTGGAAGACAAGAGAAAGGAACTG GCTTCACTGGAAGATGCAGTTCAAATCTTGGAGAAAAAGTGGCAGCAGGTCCAGGATAATGCATTGAAACAACCAACTCCAG GTCAGCGAGAAAAGGCATTGGATAAACAGCTTCACAGCCTAATCGAACAGCTTGCTGCAAAACAG GCTCAAGCAGAAGGCCTCGTCCAGGAAGTTCATCTCAGAACAATGGAACTGGAAAAGGTAAACAGGCTATCGAGGCAAATAGAGAGCAACAGTACAGATGTGAATATAGCTAGAAATAGGCTTGGACGAAGTGGGTCTGACAAGGGGCCGATGTCTTCAGACTACAATGTTGACACTTATCACAGGCTTCCTGTCCATACAGCAGGTCGAAGCGAGAGTTTACAGAGGTTGATGCTTCTCAGGTCTGCTTTTGTGCTTTACATCCTAGTTTTACATATATTGGTATTCATCAAGATTTCATTCTAG
- the LOC142521757 gene encoding uncharacterized protein LOC142521757 isoform X2, whose product MVGGGEDPQKLKRIAAAAYDYDNDPRWADYWSNVLIPPQMVSQDDVVNHFKRKFYQRYIDPKLNVESMAASSTSQPERTAASQNSSSSIPNSSTRRQSSGASNRTAETSTTPPRNSASLRWDRQTIQFSVNAWVFVVAVLAISPIIPKNLSDRAYRLSFLGIACSSVSSLYSLYGKPRAWNLQALQAWFQSVVATKDFIYTVYCLIFASSHLCLKFALIPILCRALEHVAKFSRHNFARSSLYRWQRSIIQAFMYWQLLKLMYHAPATAVYHQSAWADIWRAINPLILLYVPFLNTPISTLQRWWFR is encoded by the exons ATGGTAGGAGGAGGAGAGGATCCACAGAAGCTGAAGCGGATTGCGGCCGCAGCGTACGATTACGATAACGACCCTCGTTGGGCAGATTACTGGTCAAATGTCCTTATTCCGCCTCAAATGGTCTCCCAAGATGATGTCGTTAACCACTTCAAGCGCAAGTTCTATCAGCGCTACATC GATCCTAAACTAAATGTTGAGTCAATGGCTGCTAGTAGCACATCACAACCAGAGAGAACAGCAGCATCACAAAATTCTTCGTCATCTATTCCCAACAGTAGTACACGCCGTCAGAGTTCAG GGGCTTCTAATAGAACTGCAGAGACCTCAACTACTCCACCCCGTAATTCTGCATCATTGCGTTGGGATCGACAGACTATTCAATTTTCGGTTAATGCTtgg GTCTTTGTTGTGGCAGTTCTTGCTATCTCTCCCATCATACCAAAAAATCTATCAGATCGAGCTTATCGTCTTTCTTTCCTAGGGATTGCATGTTCTTCTGTGTCCTCTTTATATTCCCTTTATGGG AAACCTAGAGCATGGAACTTGCAGGCTCTTCAAGCATGGTTTCAGTCGGTGGTTGCTACCAAGGATTTTATTTACACTGTTTACTGTCTCATTTTTGCATCTTCACATCTGTGCCTCAAAT TTGCCTTGATTCCCATTTTATGCCGGGCCCTTGAGCatgttgctaagttctcgaGGCATAACTTTGCTAGATCATCTTTGTACCG GTGGCAGCGCAGTATTATACAAGCTTTTATGTACTGGCAG CTCTTGAAGCTTATGTACCATGCTCCTGCTACTGCTGTTTACCATCAAAGTGCATGGGCTGATATCTGGCGGGCCATAAATCCGTTAATCCTGCTTTATGTTCCATTCTTGAACACTCCAATTTCTACCCTTCAGAGATGGTGGTTTAGGTGA
- the LOC142523374 gene encoding uncharacterized protein LOC142523374 isoform X3 yields MFPPWNTNRFSVDPKVCWKFEGRKYELAEKLKTVIVSHRWIEDCVKQGRRVSETPYTFQSGQEVGPLSSNISLRINQARVQSKVRKTSKEPLLDIEDEEANTDPCSGFTFSNEYNHGSIRPIGNRKTTEKFSRKDYPGSSKCQLEAVNSEPMAIQEKRNSTSSKRHCKGRRLVKKQINMVDLASTSKFERECQVVKVLPEDNISEITSYSSKIEMHQNASSGHTYDITCPGSRSSNNDFIDVEEVEVVNIDNENDCNRDAPCLLKPPEESLEVDLDYHVDNHRGMIHPMPTELSCVICWTDFSPTRGVLRCGHRFCFSCIQNWADQLASKKKPSTCPLCKAGFICITKVEDALFSDQKIYSQTILNDNSKNDVYIPPDESYHLPDNPSVHVCFQCSSREPVDLLVRCHYCQIRCVHSYCLDPPLFPWICFQCKDLQMLYLHSR; encoded by the exons ATGTTCCCACCATGGAATACGAATCGCTTCAGCGTCGATCCAAAG GTGTGCTGGAAATTTGAAGGAAGAAAATACGAGCTTGCGGAGAAGTTAAAGACGGTGATAGTTAGTCATCGCTGGATTGAAGATTGTGTAAAGCAAGGACGCCGAGTTTCAGAGACTCCATATACCTTTCAGAG TGGGCAAGAAGTAGGACCATTGTCTTCCAACATCTCATTAAGGATTAACCAAGCTCGTGTTCAATCCAAAGTAAGAAAGACCTCAAAAGAACCTTTGCTTGATATTGAAGATGAAGAGGCTAATACTGATCCATGTTCTGGCTTCACCTTTTCTAATGAG TACAACCATGGTTCTATCAGACCAATTGGGAACCGGAAAACAACTGAAAAATTCTCAAGAAAGGATTACCCTGGAAGCAGCAAATGTCAACTTGAGGCTGTCAATTCAGAGCCCATGGCTATACAG GAAAAAAGGAACTCCACTTCATCAAAACGACATTGCAAAGGTAGGAGACTAGTTAAAAAGCAAATCAACATGGTGGATTTGGCATCAACTTCAAAGTTCGAGCGAGAGTGTCAGGTGGTGAAAGTGCTTCCTGAAGACAATATCAGTGAAATTACGTCATACAGTTCAAAGATTGAGATGCACCAAAATGCTTCTAGCGGGCACACATATGACATAACATGCCCTGGGAGTCGGTCGAGTAATAATGATTTTATAGATGTTGAAGAGGTTGAGGTTGTGAATATTGACAATGAGAACGATTGTAATCGTGATGCTCCATGTTTGCTCAAACCTCCAGAAGAAAGTCTTGAAGTAGATCTAGATTATCATGTTGACAATCATCGTGGTATGATACATCCTATGCCAACAGAGTTGTCGTGTGTCATATGTTGGACAGATTTCAGTCCCACCCGAGGGGTGCTGCGATGTGGTCATCGTTTTTGTTTCTCATGCATACAAAACTGGGCAGATCAACTG GCTTCCAAAAAGAAGCCGTCCACATGTCCTCTGTGTAAGGCTGGTTTCATATGCATAACCAAAGTTGAAGACGCCCTTTTTTCAGACCAGAAAATATATTCGCAGACAATCCTGAACGACAACTCAAAAAATGATGTATACATCCCTCCTGATGAGTCATACCATCTCCCTGACAAT CCATCGGTGCATGTTTGTTTTCAATGCTCCAGTAGAGAACCCGTGGACCTTCTTGTGCGCTGTCATTACTGCCAAATTCGATGTGTTCATTCTTACTGCCTCGATCCACCTTTGTTTCCATGGATATGTTTCCAATGCAAGGATCTACAAATGCTTTATCTTCATAGCCGATAG
- the LOC142523374 gene encoding uncharacterized protein LOC142523374 isoform X1: MEYESLQRRSKEYEPSPSKGMESVVATVSGYHGSERFNLIKLIALTGASYVGNMSQSITHLVCWKFEGRKYELAEKLKTVIVSHRWIEDCVKQGRRVSETPYTFQSGQEVGPLSSNISLRINQARVQSKVRKTSKEPLLDIEDEEANTDPCSGFTFSNEYNHGSIRPIGNRKTTEKFSRKDYPGSSKCQLEAVNSEPMAIQEKRNSTSSKRHCKGRRLVKKQINMVDLASTSKFERECQVVKVLPEDNISEITSYSSKIEMHQNASSGHTYDITCPGSRSSNNDFIDVEEVEVVNIDNENDCNRDAPCLLKPPEESLEVDLDYHVDNHRGMIHPMPTELSCVICWTDFSPTRGVLRCGHRFCFSCIQNWADQLASKKKPSTCPLCKAGFICITKVEDALFSDQKIYSQTILNDNSKNDVYIPPDESYHLPDNPSVHVCFQCSSREPVDLLVRCHYCQIRCVHSYCLDPPLFPWICFQCKDLQMLYLHSR; this comes from the exons ATGGAATACGAATCGCTTCAGCGTCGATCCAAAG AATACGAGCCTTCCCCTTCGAAAGGTATGGAATCAGTGGTGGCTACAGTGAGCGGATACCACGGCTCTGAGAGATTCAATCTTATTAAACTGATAGCTTTGACCGGTGCTAGTTACGTTGGCAACATGAGTCAATCTATCACGCATTTG GTGTGCTGGAAATTTGAAGGAAGAAAATACGAGCTTGCGGAGAAGTTAAAGACGGTGATAGTTAGTCATCGCTGGATTGAAGATTGTGTAAAGCAAGGACGCCGAGTTTCAGAGACTCCATATACCTTTCAGAG TGGGCAAGAAGTAGGACCATTGTCTTCCAACATCTCATTAAGGATTAACCAAGCTCGTGTTCAATCCAAAGTAAGAAAGACCTCAAAAGAACCTTTGCTTGATATTGAAGATGAAGAGGCTAATACTGATCCATGTTCTGGCTTCACCTTTTCTAATGAG TACAACCATGGTTCTATCAGACCAATTGGGAACCGGAAAACAACTGAAAAATTCTCAAGAAAGGATTACCCTGGAAGCAGCAAATGTCAACTTGAGGCTGTCAATTCAGAGCCCATGGCTATACAG GAAAAAAGGAACTCCACTTCATCAAAACGACATTGCAAAGGTAGGAGACTAGTTAAAAAGCAAATCAACATGGTGGATTTGGCATCAACTTCAAAGTTCGAGCGAGAGTGTCAGGTGGTGAAAGTGCTTCCTGAAGACAATATCAGTGAAATTACGTCATACAGTTCAAAGATTGAGATGCACCAAAATGCTTCTAGCGGGCACACATATGACATAACATGCCCTGGGAGTCGGTCGAGTAATAATGATTTTATAGATGTTGAAGAGGTTGAGGTTGTGAATATTGACAATGAGAACGATTGTAATCGTGATGCTCCATGTTTGCTCAAACCTCCAGAAGAAAGTCTTGAAGTAGATCTAGATTATCATGTTGACAATCATCGTGGTATGATACATCCTATGCCAACAGAGTTGTCGTGTGTCATATGTTGGACAGATTTCAGTCCCACCCGAGGGGTGCTGCGATGTGGTCATCGTTTTTGTTTCTCATGCATACAAAACTGGGCAGATCAACTG GCTTCCAAAAAGAAGCCGTCCACATGTCCTCTGTGTAAGGCTGGTTTCATATGCATAACCAAAGTTGAAGACGCCCTTTTTTCAGACCAGAAAATATATTCGCAGACAATCCTGAACGACAACTCAAAAAATGATGTATACATCCCTCCTGATGAGTCATACCATCTCCCTGACAAT CCATCGGTGCATGTTTGTTTTCAATGCTCCAGTAGAGAACCCGTGGACCTTCTTGTGCGCTGTCATTACTGCCAAATTCGATGTGTTCATTCTTACTGCCTCGATCCACCTTTGTTTCCATGGATATGTTTCCAATGCAAGGATCTACAAATGCTTTATCTTCATAGCCGATAG
- the LOC142523374 gene encoding uncharacterized protein LOC142523374 isoform X2, producing the protein MESVVATVSGYHGSERFNLIKLIALTGASYVGNMSQSITHLVCWKFEGRKYELAEKLKTVIVSHRWIEDCVKQGRRVSETPYTFQSGQEVGPLSSNISLRINQARVQSKVRKTSKEPLLDIEDEEANTDPCSGFTFSNEYNHGSIRPIGNRKTTEKFSRKDYPGSSKCQLEAVNSEPMAIQEKRNSTSSKRHCKGRRLVKKQINMVDLASTSKFERECQVVKVLPEDNISEITSYSSKIEMHQNASSGHTYDITCPGSRSSNNDFIDVEEVEVVNIDNENDCNRDAPCLLKPPEESLEVDLDYHVDNHRGMIHPMPTELSCVICWTDFSPTRGVLRCGHRFCFSCIQNWADQLASKKKPSTCPLCKAGFICITKVEDALFSDQKIYSQTILNDNSKNDVYIPPDESYHLPDNPSVHVCFQCSSREPVDLLVRCHYCQIRCVHSYCLDPPLFPWICFQCKDLQMLYLHSR; encoded by the exons ATGGAATCAGTGGTGGCTACAGTGAGCGGATACCACGGCTCTGAGAGATTCAATCTTATTAAACTGATAGCTTTGACCGGTGCTAGTTACGTTGGCAACATGAGTCAATCTATCACGCATTTG GTGTGCTGGAAATTTGAAGGAAGAAAATACGAGCTTGCGGAGAAGTTAAAGACGGTGATAGTTAGTCATCGCTGGATTGAAGATTGTGTAAAGCAAGGACGCCGAGTTTCAGAGACTCCATATACCTTTCAGAG TGGGCAAGAAGTAGGACCATTGTCTTCCAACATCTCATTAAGGATTAACCAAGCTCGTGTTCAATCCAAAGTAAGAAAGACCTCAAAAGAACCTTTGCTTGATATTGAAGATGAAGAGGCTAATACTGATCCATGTTCTGGCTTCACCTTTTCTAATGAG TACAACCATGGTTCTATCAGACCAATTGGGAACCGGAAAACAACTGAAAAATTCTCAAGAAAGGATTACCCTGGAAGCAGCAAATGTCAACTTGAGGCTGTCAATTCAGAGCCCATGGCTATACAG GAAAAAAGGAACTCCACTTCATCAAAACGACATTGCAAAGGTAGGAGACTAGTTAAAAAGCAAATCAACATGGTGGATTTGGCATCAACTTCAAAGTTCGAGCGAGAGTGTCAGGTGGTGAAAGTGCTTCCTGAAGACAATATCAGTGAAATTACGTCATACAGTTCAAAGATTGAGATGCACCAAAATGCTTCTAGCGGGCACACATATGACATAACATGCCCTGGGAGTCGGTCGAGTAATAATGATTTTATAGATGTTGAAGAGGTTGAGGTTGTGAATATTGACAATGAGAACGATTGTAATCGTGATGCTCCATGTTTGCTCAAACCTCCAGAAGAAAGTCTTGAAGTAGATCTAGATTATCATGTTGACAATCATCGTGGTATGATACATCCTATGCCAACAGAGTTGTCGTGTGTCATATGTTGGACAGATTTCAGTCCCACCCGAGGGGTGCTGCGATGTGGTCATCGTTTTTGTTTCTCATGCATACAAAACTGGGCAGATCAACTG GCTTCCAAAAAGAAGCCGTCCACATGTCCTCTGTGTAAGGCTGGTTTCATATGCATAACCAAAGTTGAAGACGCCCTTTTTTCAGACCAGAAAATATATTCGCAGACAATCCTGAACGACAACTCAAAAAATGATGTATACATCCCTCCTGATGAGTCATACCATCTCCCTGACAAT CCATCGGTGCATGTTTGTTTTCAATGCTCCAGTAGAGAACCCGTGGACCTTCTTGTGCGCTGTCATTACTGCCAAATTCGATGTGTTCATTCTTACTGCCTCGATCCACCTTTGTTTCCATGGATATGTTTCCAATGCAAGGATCTACAAATGCTTTATCTTCATAGCCGATAG